A genomic stretch from Eptesicus fuscus isolate TK198812 chromosome 15, DD_ASM_mEF_20220401, whole genome shotgun sequence includes:
- the SLC25A51 gene encoding mitochondrial nicotinamide adenine dinucleotide transporter SLC25A51 — MMDSEAHKKRSPIITSSKQDISPHITDVGERKHYLCGCCAAFSNVAITFPIQKVLFRQQLYGIKTRDAVLQLRRDGFRNLYRGILPPLVQKTTTLALMFGLYEDLSCLLRKHIRTPDFVTRSMAAILAGTTEAIFTPLERVQTLLQDHKHHDKFTNTYQAFKALKCHGIGEYYRGLIPVLFRNGFSNVLFFGLRGPIKEHLPTATTYSTHLVNDFICGGLLGAMLGILFFPVNVVKTRMQSQIGGEFQSFPQVFKIIWLERDRKLTNLFRGAHLNYHRSLISWGIINATYEFLLKIT; from the coding sequence ATGATGGATTCAGAAGCTCATAAAAAGAGGTCGCCGATCATAACATCTTCAAAACAAGATATATCACCTCATATTACAGATGTTGGTGAAAGGAAACATTATTTGTGTGGCTGCTGTGCAGCTTTCAGCAACGTAGCAATCACATTTCCCATTCAGAAGGTCCTCTTTCGGCAACAGCTGTATGGAATCAAAACCAGGGATGCAGTGCTTCAGTTGAGGAGGGATGGATTTCGAAACTTGTATCGTGGAATTCTTCCCCCATTAGTGCAGAAGACAACGACACTGGCACTTATGTTTGGTCTATATGAGGATTTATCTTGCCTTCTCCGTAAGCATATCCGTACCCCAGATTTTGTAACCCGTAGCATGGCAGCAATACTTGCAGGGACAACAGAAGCAATTTTCACTCCATTGGAAAGAGTTCAGACACTGCTTCAAGACCACAAGCATCATGACAAATTTACAAACACTTATCAGGCTTTCAAGGCACTGAAATGCCATGGAATTGGAGAGTATTATCGAGGCTTGATCCCTGTTCTTTTCCGTAATGGGTTCAGCAATGTCCTGTTTTTTGGCCTTCGGGGTCCCATTAAGGAGCACCTGCCTACCGCAACAACTTACAGCACTCATTTGGTCAATGATTTCATCTGTGGAGGTCTATTGGGGGCCATGTTGGGAATCTTGTTTTTTCCAGTTAATGTTGTAAAAACTCGCATGCAGTCTCAGATTGGTGGGGAATTTCAGTCTTTTCCCCAGGTTTTCAAAATAATCTGGTTAGAACGAGACAGGAAACTGACAAATCTTTTCAGAGGTGCCCATCTAAATTACCACCGGTCCCTCATCTCTTGGGGCATAATCAATGCAACTTATGAATTCCTGTTAAAGATTACATGA